A genomic stretch from Burkholderiaceae bacterium DAT-1 includes:
- a CDS encoding ABC transporter substrate-binding protein: protein MLGRGAVSPRIVGIVGILIVCAQGIAACHHPYPVAYGELGYASNQDASGRETGFLLDAYREVARRTGCQFRLEKVPLARAARRFFAGQSIVVGPAFTLSNPEQEKEIHFIPLMRTSTELIVLRSHASLIRGTHLGAGLRLGVLNGASYGEWVDDWLKTIPPAQVHTIQSIESLFQMMVLHRIHATVGNAYVYKWELDRRGLNNYVRVMPMPDAGTFHVGIAMNMKTIHPDDRETLRHAFETLRDDGTFERIVARYLGDATAREQVRHWNK from the coding sequence GTGCTTGGCCGTGGAGCAGTCAGTCCTCGAATTGTGGGTATCGTTGGCATACTTATAGTGTGCGCTCAGGGGATTGCCGCCTGCCATCACCCCTACCCCGTTGCTTACGGTGAACTCGGATACGCAAGCAATCAGGATGCATCTGGTCGGGAAACGGGATTTCTGCTGGATGCGTATCGCGAGGTGGCGCGGCGAACCGGGTGCCAGTTTCGTTTGGAAAAAGTGCCGCTGGCGCGTGCCGCCAGACGCTTCTTTGCCGGACAATCGATTGTGGTGGGCCCGGCTTTCACGCTGTCAAATCCCGAACAGGAAAAGGAAATACATTTTATTCCGCTAATGCGCACCAGTACCGAGCTCATTGTATTGCGTTCACATGCTTCGTTGATTCGCGGGACGCATCTGGGGGCAGGGTTGCGTTTAGGTGTACTGAATGGGGCAAGTTACGGCGAGTGGGTGGATGACTGGCTGAAGACGATCCCGCCAGCGCAGGTACATACCATCCAGTCGATAGAATCACTGTTTCAGATGATGGTCTTGCACCGCATTCATGCGACCGTGGGGAATGCCTATGTGTACAAGTGGGAATTAGATCGGCGTGGGCTCAATAATTACGTACGTGTAATGCCAATGCCTGACGCAGGGACATTTCATGTTGGCATTGCCATGAATATGAAAACGATTCATCCGGATGATCGGGAGACGCTACGGCATGCGTTTGAAACACTGCGCGATGATGGTACCTTTGAGCGTATAGTCGCCCGCTATCTGGGTGATGCCACGGCACGCGAGCAGGTGAGACACTGGAACAAGTGA
- a CDS encoding class I SAM-dependent RNA methyltransferase — protein sequence MKKQTFPFFATCPRGLEQILATELVHLKAQDVTATDGGVAFNADWLTMMAANVHSRVASRILWKLAERPYRNEDDVYQLVRSVEWYELFDVSKTIKVSVTAIKSPLKSLDFLTLKIKDAVCDRFRAKLGERPSVDTREPAMRIQAFLTDSMASVYLDTSGEALFKRGYRVASGEAPLRENLAAGILKLTGWDGVEPLFDPMCGSGTFLVEAAMIALNIPPGLNRYFAFEQFKMFVPAALDRVREAAKAGMQPLRPLPIFGNDIDRAVLETARENLEAAGLADCVDIWVDDALTCEAPMDHGVLVCNPPYGIRLDEQEHLGKLYPEIGHALKQRFSGWRAYYFTGDLRLAKLIRLSASKRTVLFNGALECRLFEFKMVAGSNRKAEE from the coding sequence ATGAAAAAGCAGACCTTCCCGTTTTTCGCCACGTGTCCGCGCGGGCTTGAACAGATTCTTGCCACCGAACTGGTGCACCTCAAGGCACAGGATGTCACCGCCACCGATGGTGGCGTGGCCTTTAATGCCGACTGGCTGACCATGATGGCCGCCAACGTACACAGCCGCGTCGCCTCGCGCATTCTGTGGAAGCTGGCCGAACGTCCTTACCGCAACGAGGATGACGTCTATCAGCTGGTCCGCAGCGTGGAGTGGTACGAACTCTTTGATGTGAGCAAGACCATCAAGGTATCGGTCACTGCCATCAAGAGTCCGCTCAAGAGCCTCGATTTCCTGACGCTGAAGATCAAGGATGCCGTGTGCGACCGCTTCCGCGCCAAACTGGGCGAACGCCCGAGCGTGGATACACGCGAGCCAGCCATGCGCATTCAGGCATTCCTGACCGACAGCATGGCCTCTGTCTATCTCGACACTTCCGGTGAGGCGCTGTTCAAGCGGGGCTACCGTGTGGCGTCGGGCGAAGCGCCGCTGCGCGAGAATCTGGCTGCCGGTATCCTCAAGCTTACCGGCTGGGATGGCGTCGAACCGCTGTTCGACCCCATGTGCGGTAGCGGCACCTTCCTGGTTGAAGCCGCGATGATCGCCCTGAACATTCCGCCGGGTCTGAACCGCTACTTTGCCTTCGAGCAGTTCAAGATGTTTGTCCCTGCAGCGCTGGATCGCGTACGCGAAGCAGCCAAGGCTGGCATGCAACCTCTGCGTCCGCTGCCGATTTTCGGCAATGATATTGACCGCGCCGTACTGGAAACTGCCCGCGAGAATCTGGAAGCAGCCGGCCTCGCTGATTGCGTGGATATCTGGGTGGATGATGCGCTCACCTGCGAAGCCCCGATGGATCATGGCGTGCTGGTGTGCAACCCGCCTTATGGTATCCGCCTGGACGAGCAGGAACATCTGGGCAAGCTCTACCCGGAAATCGGCCACGCCCTGAAACAGCGGTTCTCCGGCTGGCGTGCGTACTATTTCACTGGTGATCTGAGACTGGCCAAGCTCATTCGCCTGTCAGCCAGCAAGCGCACCGTACTGTTCAATGGCGCGCTGGAATGCCGCCTGTTTGAATTCAAGATGGTGGCAGGTAGCAACCGCAAGGCTGAGGAATAA